CCTGGTACTTCTTCGCCCACAGCGCCGCGGCCCCGGCGGCCACGGCGAACGGCAGATAGGCGGTGTAGAGCTCCTTGCGGGCGGCGAAGTCGAATCGGGCCTCGGCCGAATCGGTCACCAGGATGCGGTGGAAACCGCCTGCCCGCGACCACAGTTCACGCCCGGCGGCGGTGCGCCGGGTACCGGTCCCGGCGGCCCAGGACCGCACCGACAGGAAGAAGAAGACAGCGAACGGGACCACCCAGATGGTGACCGGGAAGACCCAGCGGAAGGTCGCCATCCCCGCGCACCCCAACGCGACCAGGTTGGCCACCCGTACCCACAGTTCCGACGGTCGGGACTCCAGCAAGCCCTCGGTGCGGGCCCACTCGCGCAGCGCCGACTCCAGATCCGCCTTCGCCTCGGAGAGCCGCTTGCCGGCCGACACCGTCCCGTTGGCCTTGAATTCCCCGCCGGCCCGATTGATCTTCAACGCGGTGGCGACCGCGGCGCTGACCGGGTCGATACCCGACCAGTCCCGGACCCGGGCGACGTTGTGGATGGACCACTTCTTTTCGCCGTGCTGCCGCATCTCGATCAGCCCACGCTCGGCGAGGTAGAACAGTGTGGCGGTCAACGCGTTTCGGCTGACCGCCTCGGTGCGGATGTATTCGCACTGCACCGGGCTCAGGCCCTCGGGCGGGGCGTACTGCAGCGGGAACCCCGGCGACTCCTCGACGGTGCTGCGGTACATCAGCAGGGCCAGGGCCCCCGCCGCCACCGTGATGCCCAGCACCGACAGCACGCCCTGCACCGATCGGCCCAGGATGGGGTCCCAGCGGTAGGACCAGGGCAACTCCGCGCGCGCTGGGGTGGGCGTCTCGATTCCGGCCCGCACGGTCACCGGTGTGCGCGGCGCCAGTTCGGCCGCGCTCACACGCAGCGTGGTGCCGGCCGCATCCAGTACCAGGCAGGGCGCCCCGGTCCCGAACCCGACCGAACACTGGGCGCCCATCACGGGGCCGGGCAGGGTGACGGTGATCTCGGCGCGGTCGATGACGTTGTCCCACCCCGGCGCGATCACGTTCCAGTAGAAGACCGTCGGCGCGGCGGGTTCGACGGCGCCGATTCGACTGGCGAAGGTCTTGGCCGCCCCGGTGTCACCGGAGTCGAGCACGCCGGGCACCTGGTACCGGATCTCGAAGACGTGTTCGCCGTAGCTCAGATACCGGTCCGGGTCACCGATCTTGGCCACCCGGAAGCGCTCCTGCCCCGACCACTGCAGCTCGTACGGGATGTCCGCGCCGTCCATCAGAATCGAGGTGATGGCCGGCTCCTGCCGCACCCGCGGGCTGTTCGGGTTGGCCACATCCCAGTACCGGAAGATGCCGTGTCGGTCGCCGGGGAACATGGCCGTGATGGTCTCGGTCGCGTCCAGGTTGCCCTCGGCGTCGACGTGATAGTGCGCGCGGTACTCGGTGATGGTCACGGGATCCGCGGCCGGCGCACCGACGGCTCCCCCGCCGAACGCCAACGGCCACAACACCGCCAGTGCGACGACGATCGTCGCGGTCAGCCATCTGATGATCCGGCCGAACCAGCCCATCTGAGTCCCCCGCGTCCGCTGCGCACTTCATGGCCGCTCACACTTTATGCGCAAGGCGTTCTCCGCGTCGGGATCTCGCGCAGTCCGAGCCGCTAACCGAAGTGCAGCGGATCGATCTGCACCCGGACCGGGTCGTGCTCGCGGCGGGCGCTGAGCACCGCGGTGGCCCCGCGCAGCGCCGAGGCCAGCGCGAGGCCGTGCTCGCGGCGCACCCGCACCAGCATCCGCACAACCTCGGCCGCCGGGTCCAGCCCGGGCGGTCGGCGCGCACCCACCGGAAGGTCGACGGGCCCGAGCACCTCGGCGGACGCCACGGCCGGCTCCGCTCCCGTGCCGGGGATCCCGGCCTCCGCCAGCAGTGCCGCCACCGCATCGGCGGTGCCGTCGAGGGCCGCCATGTGCACGCTCGGCGGCAGGCCGACCTCGGCGCGGGCGTCGAGTTCGGCGCCGGCGGCCCCCACCGGATCCCACCGGATCAGCATCTGCACGGTCGGGATGGCGGCCTCGGTGACCACCACCACCGTGCCGCCGTCGGAATGCGGGCGAACCAGCGCCGCCGCGGCCAGCCACCGTCGCAGCGTGTCCTCGGCGGCGCGGAGGTCCTGCCGGCCCAGCAACGCCCAGCCGTCGAGCAGCAGCGCGGCGCCGTAACCGCCCGGCGCGGCGGGCTCCGCCCCGGGGGTGGCGATCACGAGGCCGGCCGGGCCGTCGACGGTACGCACGATCGAATCACCGGAGGAGGTCACGACCGGGACCCCCGGGAACGCCCGGCCGAACTCCTCGGCGGTCCGGCGGGCGCCGATCACGACCGCTCGGACCGCATCCGAGCCGCACCGGACACATCGCAGCGCGGGGTCCACCCGGCCGCACCACCGGCATTCCGCGCCGGCCGCCAGCCGGTCCGTCAACGACAGCGGGCCGGTGCAGTGCCGACACCGGGCCACGGTGCGGCACCGGGCACACGCCAGCGAGGGCACGTACCCGCGCCGCGGCACCTGCACCAACACCGACCGGTCGGCCTGCAGCGCGGTGCGGGCGGCCCGCAGCGCCACCGACGGCAGCCGCGCGGTGCGCGCCGCCGGATCGCGTTCCTGTTCGTAGCCGTCGTCGTCGAGTGCGACCACCCGCGGGGCCCGCTCGCGCAGCACCGCCCGCGACGCCACCAGGTCGTGCGCCCAGCCGCTGCGGACCAGGGCGTGGGCCTCGGCAGTCCGTGCGAACCCGCCGATCACCGCGGCGCAGCGGAGTTGGTGCGCACGCAGCATGGCGACCTCGCGGGCGTGGGGGTAGGGCGCCCGCGGTTCGGACAGGGTGTCGTCGCCGTCGTCCCACACCACGACCAGGCCCAGGTCGTGTACGGGCGCGAACACCGCGCTGCGGGTGCCGATGACGACGTGGGCGCCGCCGCGCAGCACCGAGAGCCAGCGCCGATACCGGGCGGTGGGACCCAGGCCCGCCGACAGCGCGACCACCACCTCGGCGCCGCAGCGCTCGACGGCACTGTGCCACAACGCATCCACGTCGCGCTGATCGGGAACGACGGCCAGTACCCGGCGTCCGCCGCGGACGGTGGCCGCGGCCATGTCGGCGATCCGGTCCGCCCAGGACTCGCCGGGCAGGGCCTGCCACACCGCCCGCGCCGCGCGGCCCTCCTCGAGCGCGGTCAGGAAGGCCGGCCCGCCGGCGTAGCGCTCCCACTGCTCGCGATCGGGCGCGGCGACCTCGAAAGAGGCTGCCGCCGATGTGGTTTCCTTCTCCACCCGGGCGTGGCGCGGCGGGATCGCCAGGCGCAGCACGTCGGGGCGGGTGCCGGCGTAGCGGGCAGCCACCGCGTCGGCGAGCCGCCGCACCTCGGCGGTGAGCACGCGTTCGGGCGACACCACCCGATCCAGCCAGCCGAGTTGCCCCTGATGGTCGGTGTTCCAGCGGCGTTCGAGGACGAACGCGTCGACCAGGCGGCCGTGGAAGCGCACCCGGACCCGCACGCCGGGCTGGGCGTCGTCGGACTGCTCCTCGCGCACCAGGTAGTCGAACTCGCGATCCAGATGCGGCACGGTGAGCATCGGCAGCACCCGGGCGA
This DNA window, taken from Mycolicibacterium sp. MU0050, encodes the following:
- a CDS encoding DUF2207 domain-containing protein; the encoded protein is MGWFGRIIRWLTATIVVALAVLWPLAFGGGAVGAPAADPVTITEYRAHYHVDAEGNLDATETITAMFPGDRHGIFRYWDVANPNSPRVRQEPAITSILMDGADIPYELQWSGQERFRVAKIGDPDRYLSYGEHVFEIRYQVPGVLDSGDTGAAKTFASRIGAVEPAAPTVFYWNVIAPGWDNVIDRAEITVTLPGPVMGAQCSVGFGTGAPCLVLDAAGTTLRVSAAELAPRTPVTVRAGIETPTPARAELPWSYRWDPILGRSVQGVLSVLGITVAAGALALLMYRSTVEESPGFPLQYAPPEGLSPVQCEYIRTEAVSRNALTATLFYLAERGLIEMRQHGEKKWSIHNVARVRDWSGIDPVSAAVATALKINRAGGEFKANGTVSAGKRLSEAKADLESALREWARTEGLLESRPSELWVRVANLVALGCAGMATFRWVFPVTIWVVPFAVFFFLSVRSWAAGTGTRRTAAGRELWSRAGGFHRILVTDSAEARFDFAARKELYTAYLPFAVAAGAAALWAKKYQAATGTAAPEPTWYHSTDSGQAFSSGSGTAGFDSFESALSSSIGAYTASQSSSSSSSGGGGGGGGGGGGGSW
- a CDS encoding primosomal protein N', encoding MLTVPHLDREFDYLVREEQSDDAQPGVRVRVRFHGRLVDAFVLERRWNTDHQGQLGWLDRVVSPERVLTAEVRRLADAVAARYAGTRPDVLRLAIPPRHARVEKETTSAAASFEVAAPDREQWERYAGGPAFLTALEEGRAARAVWQALPGESWADRIADMAAATVRGGRRVLAVVPDQRDVDALWHSAVERCGAEVVVALSAGLGPTARYRRWLSVLRGGAHVVIGTRSAVFAPVHDLGLVVVWDDGDDTLSEPRAPYPHAREVAMLRAHQLRCAAVIGGFARTAEAHALVRSGWAHDLVASRAVLRERAPRVVALDDDGYEQERDPAARTARLPSVALRAARTALQADRSVLVQVPRRGYVPSLACARCRTVARCRHCTGPLSLTDRLAAGAECRWCGRVDPALRCVRCGSDAVRAVVIGARRTAEEFGRAFPGVPVVTSSGDSIVRTVDGPAGLVIATPGAEPAAPGGYGAALLLDGWALLGRQDLRAAEDTLRRWLAAAALVRPHSDGGTVVVVTEAAIPTVQMLIRWDPVGAAGAELDARAEVGLPPSVHMAALDGTADAVAALLAEAGIPGTGAEPAVASAEVLGPVDLPVGARRPPGLDPAAEVVRMLVRVRREHGLALASALRGATAVLSARREHDPVRVQIDPLHFG